The Saprospiraceae bacterium genome includes a window with the following:
- a CDS encoding DUF4918 family protein, with protein sequence MTIADKILHFLARVEYDGALPDGIRIMNPYRENEDIRNICLSFYMKFYNDNQPRALILGINPGRLGAGATGIPFTDTKRLFDGCGIHHDKFSTHEPSSVFIYEMIKAYGGAEKFYRRFYINSVCPLGFVKVNAGKPINYNYYDSKELESAVRDFIINNIRTQISIAEKSDICYCLGTGKNYHYLNKLNSQFHFFKEIIPLEHPRYIMQYRSKHKDNYIDDYIRKFQV encoded by the coding sequence TTGACAATTGCTGACAAAATACTTCATTTTCTTGCAAGAGTGGAATATGACGGTGCATTACCGGATGGGATTCGCATCATGAATCCTTATAGAGAGAATGAAGATATTCGGAATATTTGCTTGTCGTTTTACATGAAATTTTATAATGATAATCAGCCTCGCGCACTGATTTTGGGTATCAATCCCGGAAGGTTGGGAGCAGGAGCGACTGGCATTCCTTTTACCGATACCAAACGGCTCTTTGATGGATGTGGTATCCATCATGATAAATTTTCAACACATGAACCTTCTTCGGTTTTTATCTATGAAATGATCAAAGCCTATGGAGGTGCTGAAAAATTTTATCGGCGATTTTACATTAATTCTGTCTGTCCATTAGGATTTGTTAAAGTAAATGCCGGAAAACCAATAAATTACAACTACTATGATTCGAAAGAACTTGAATCAGCCGTGAGGGATTTTATTATCAATAATATAAGAACTCAAATTTCCATTGCGGAGAAATCTGATATTTGCTATTGTCTCGGAACAGGCAAAAATTACCATTATTTAAACAAGCTGAACAGTCAGTTCCATTTTTTCAAAGAAATAATACCGCTTGAACATCCTAGATACATCATGCAATATCGGAGCAAACATAAGGATAATTATATTGATGATTACATCAGGAAGTTTCAGGTGTAA
- a CDS encoding response regulator transcription factor, which translates to MRILLVEDEEHIRKVIKVNLEIEGYEVIATDNGRKALEIIENQHFELLILDVMLPEVNGFQICEQVRLRNPEVGIVIVSAKDTSTDRITGLKLGADDYLTKPFNLEELLLRVDKIIKRKSSENAKEARSYSWHGNKIDFITYQASGINHTVTMTKKEALLLKLLIERKNEVVSRQQILQTVWGYDVFPSTRTIDNFILSFRKYFEPDPKCPVYFHSVRGIGYRFTPETS; encoded by the coding sequence ATGAGAATATTATTAGTCGAAGACGAAGAGCACATCAGAAAAGTGATCAAGGTCAATCTGGAGATAGAAGGTTATGAAGTCATTGCGACCGATAATGGAAGAAAAGCACTTGAAATAATTGAAAATCAACACTTTGAACTTCTTATATTAGATGTCATGCTGCCTGAAGTCAATGGTTTCCAGATTTGCGAACAAGTCAGGTTGAGAAATCCTGAAGTCGGCATTGTTATCGTTTCAGCTAAAGATACATCTACGGACAGAATTACAGGATTGAAACTCGGTGCTGATGATTACCTGACTAAACCATTTAATCTTGAAGAGTTATTGCTGAGGGTAGACAAAATCATCAAAAGGAAATCGAGCGAAAATGCAAAGGAAGCCCGATCGTATAGTTGGCATGGCAATAAAATAGATTTTATAACCTATCAGGCATCAGGGATCAATCATACTGTGACAATGACAAAAAAGGAAGCCCTACTTTTAAAATTACTCATTGAAAGAAAAAATGAAGTAGTATCCAGACAGCAGATCCTACAGACTGTTTGGGGTTATGATGTTTTCCCTTCTACTAGAACAATTGATAATTTTATCTTGTCCTTTCGCAAGTATTTTGAACCCGACCCTAAATGCCCTGTATATTTTCATTCGGTAAGAGGGATTGGATATCGGTTTACACCTGAAACTTCCTGA
- a CDS encoding HAMP domain-containing histidine kinase: MKYLSYGVMIYMLLALIWWTVLLSKNNELLFNRNLEVQNIQILDIAGLSDQDKVTYNRIKDEYQTKKHMIFGEGLVFGISLIIGMWLIQKAYNKEIENNKKQKNFLLSITHELKTPITSIGLISETLIRRKLNPDAQAHMLESINIENKRLETLVSNLLMATQLDNNYNFNFEKVSPSGLLEKIKQTISITFPEVRIDLNQKEEIQEIECDAESIISVFSNIIQNSIKYSESPAIIQIDIKNYKTQVEIIFSDQGSGIPENEKTKVLQQFYRIGNEDTRKTNGTGLGLYIVKKIVDGHKGSIVIKDNVPHGTSISILLPINQNP, encoded by the coding sequence ATGAAATATTTATCATATGGTGTGATGATTTACATGCTTTTAGCCTTGATATGGTGGACAGTACTCCTATCAAAAAACAATGAATTGCTTTTCAATAGAAATTTGGAAGTTCAAAATATTCAAATACTAGATATAGCGGGACTTTCTGATCAGGATAAGGTCACTTATAACAGGATAAAGGATGAGTATCAGACAAAAAAACACATGATTTTCGGAGAAGGACTAGTTTTTGGTATCTCATTGATCATCGGGATGTGGTTGATTCAGAAGGCTTATAATAAAGAGATTGAAAACAATAAAAAGCAAAAAAACTTTCTACTTTCTATCACCCATGAACTGAAAACACCCATCACATCCATAGGACTCATTTCTGAAACGCTGATCAGAAGAAAGTTAAATCCGGATGCGCAGGCCCACATGCTGGAAAGTATCAATATTGAGAACAAAAGACTTGAAACATTAGTATCTAATTTGTTGATGGCTACACAATTAGACAATAATTATAATTTCAATTTCGAAAAAGTATCACCTTCAGGGCTTCTTGAAAAAATAAAACAAACCATTTCAATTACATTTCCTGAAGTCCGGATTGATTTAAACCAAAAGGAAGAAATTCAAGAAATCGAATGTGATGCAGAATCTATCATTTCCGTTTTCTCCAATATCATACAAAATAGTATAAAGTATTCTGAATCACCCGCCATTATTCAGATTGACATAAAAAATTATAAAACACAGGTTGAAATTATTTTTTCAGATCAGGGATCGGGTATTCCTGAAAACGAAAAAACTAAAGTTTTGCAACAGTTTTACAGAATAGGAAATGAAGATACCAGAAAAACAAATGGTACCGGACTGGGTTTATATATCGTAAAAAAAATAGTGGATGGACATAAAGGAAGCATCGTCATAAAAGATAATGTACCACATGGGACGTCCATCTCTATCCTACTTCCAATAAATCAAAACCCATGA
- a CDS encoding enoyl-CoA hydratase/isomerase family protein, giving the protein MQDNVLLIEKKDQFYILTINRPDALNALNKDVFDALDTFFTRYNKDYTIKGIVITGSGSKAFVAGADIKEFASLDQTQGRMLSKKGQDILFKIERFHVPVIAAVNGFALGGGCELAMACHIRVAGNHAKFGQPEVNLGLVPGYGGSQRLIQLIGKGKALELLLTADMVDAVTAHHLSLVNHIVESGQEVHKSLEILSKISTKGPLAVTQCISLVNAYYDKGVDGFEQEYNDFGSTLSSDDAKEGARAFVEKRKPEFKAQ; this is encoded by the coding sequence ATGCAAGATAATGTGCTTTTAATTGAAAAGAAAGATCAGTTTTATATTTTGACGATCAACAGACCCGATGCTCTCAATGCATTAAACAAGGATGTGTTTGATGCATTGGACACATTTTTTACAAGATATAATAAAGACTATACCATCAAAGGAATAGTGATTACAGGTTCAGGTAGTAAAGCTTTTGTGGCCGGAGCAGATATCAAAGAGTTTGCGTCTTTAGATCAGACTCAGGGAAGAATGTTGTCAAAAAAAGGACAGGATATTTTATTTAAAATTGAAAGATTCCATGTCCCTGTGATCGCAGCTGTCAATGGTTTTGCCTTGGGAGGTGGTTGCGAACTTGCGATGGCATGTCACATCAGGGTTGCCGGAAATCATGCAAAATTTGGACAACCGGAGGTTAATTTGGGTTTGGTACCTGGCTATGGCGGTTCACAGCGACTCATTCAGTTGATAGGCAAAGGTAAAGCGCTCGAGTTGTTACTTACTGCTGATATGGTAGATGCTGTGACTGCTCACCATTTAAGCCTTGTAAATCATATTGTTGAGTCAGGACAAGAAGTACATAAATCTCTTGAAATTCTAAGTAAAATATCCACAAAAGGTCCACTTGCAGTCACTCAGTGTATCAGCTTAGTCAATGCATATTATGACAAGGGTGTCGATGGCTTCGAACAGGAATATAATGATTTTGGGTCAACCCTTAGTTCAGACGATGCTAAAGAAGGCGCAAGGGCTTTTGTTGAAAAACGGAAACCAGAATTTAAGGCTCAATAA
- a CDS encoding class I SAM-dependent methyltransferase gives MFEFHSDKSRYFEMQRVVTHDDIIPFIERNTGACSGKRVLEIGCAEAGVLKAFIDKGNIGTGVELASYRYESAKLFLKNELEDGRFFIINKNIYDINDPAAEFGSLFDIIVLKDVIEHIPDQPKFINRLKLFLKPQGVIFFAYPPWWMPFGGHQQLCVTKLLEKLPWFHLFPSFFYKFILKSFGESEATINELLSIKSTGIIIETLHSILKNEKFEVIDEQFWFINPIYRMKFGLKSRLVPSLLAYIPYLRNFYTTTHYILFKMK, from the coding sequence ATGTTTGAATTTCACAGTGATAAGAGTCGATATTTCGAAATGCAACGGGTTGTTACCCATGACGACATCATTCCTTTTATCGAGCGGAACACAGGAGCTTGCAGCGGTAAAAGGGTTTTGGAGATAGGTTGTGCAGAAGCAGGAGTATTGAAGGCCTTTATAGATAAAGGAAATATTGGAACCGGAGTGGAATTAGCATCTTACCGATATGAAAGTGCAAAATTATTTTTGAAAAATGAACTTGAAGATGGAAGATTTTTTATCATCAATAAGAATATTTATGATATAAATGACCCTGCAGCAGAATTTGGAAGTCTGTTTGACATCATTGTCCTCAAGGATGTTATCGAACATATACCAGATCAACCTAAATTTATAAACCGGCTAAAACTATTTCTAAAGCCACAGGGAGTCATTTTTTTTGCCTATCCGCCATGGTGGATGCCTTTCGGTGGTCATCAGCAATTGTGTGTCACAAAATTACTGGAAAAACTACCTTGGTTTCATTTGTTCCCTAGTTTTTTTTATAAGTTTATACTCAAGTCTTTTGGAGAATCAGAAGCGACTATCAATGAACTTTTAAGTATCAAGTCTACCGGAATCATCATTGAAACACTTCATAGTATATTAAAAAATGAAAAGTTTGAAGTTATTGATGAACAATTTTGGTTTATAAATCCTATCTACCGGATGAAATTTGGCTTAAAAAGCAGATTAGTGCCGTCTTTGTTGGCTTACATTCCTTATCTGCGCAATTTTTATACAACCACACATTACATCCTTTTTAAGATGAAGTAA
- the metX gene encoding homoserine O-acetyltransferase, whose amino-acid sequence MNYFHYKNKFLLESGEILPEITLAYHTFGSINEQRDNVVWVVHALTANSNPMEWWPGVVGKGCVIDPERHFIICANCLGSPYGSTNALSENPATGNPYFHSFPMVTIRDIAKCHELLRLHLGIEKIRLLTGASMGGQQALEWTVMSPNAFEYCLLIATNAKHSPWGIAFNESQRLAIEADQTWLEDRPDAGLKGLLAARSIALLSYRSSQGYNKTQVDDEDKLDGFRVNSYQRYQGQKLVNRFDAFSYWTLSKAMDSHNIGRNRGGIESALSSIKAKTTILGIETDILFPLEEQQFLYRFIPNARLDVIHSDLGHDGFLTESTKVTQVIKGVMG is encoded by the coding sequence ATCAATTATTTTCATTATAAAAACAAATTCTTGCTGGAGTCAGGTGAGATCCTCCCCGAAATTACATTGGCATACCATACCTTTGGCAGTATCAATGAGCAAAGGGATAATGTAGTGTGGGTAGTACATGCTCTTACAGCCAATAGCAATCCAATGGAGTGGTGGCCGGGAGTGGTAGGGAAAGGTTGTGTCATCGACCCTGAAAGACACTTTATCATTTGTGCCAATTGTCTGGGCTCACCTTACGGCTCTACCAATGCATTATCTGAAAATCCTGCCACAGGAAACCCATATTTTCATAGTTTTCCTATGGTGACTATCAGAGATATAGCAAAATGCCATGAATTGTTGAGGCTGCACCTTGGTATTGAAAAAATAAGACTACTCACGGGTGCCTCTATGGGCGGCCAACAAGCATTAGAGTGGACTGTGATGTCACCAAATGCTTTTGAATATTGTCTTTTAATAGCTACTAACGCAAAACATTCGCCCTGGGGTATAGCATTCAATGAAAGTCAAAGACTGGCCATCGAAGCCGATCAGACTTGGCTTGAAGACAGACCGGATGCGGGATTAAAAGGTCTCCTGGCAGCAAGATCAATTGCCTTATTAAGTTACAGGTCATCCCAAGGCTATAACAAAACTCAGGTTGATGACGAAGATAAGTTAGATGGTTTCAGGGTAAACTCCTATCAAAGATATCAGGGCCAGAAATTGGTCAACAGATTCGATGCTTTTTCTTACTGGACGCTTTCAAAAGCAATGGACAGTCACAATATAGGAAGAAACAGAGGTGGCATCGAATCAGCCTTATCATCCATAAAAGCCAAAACCACAATACTTGGCATCGAAACTGATATCCTGTTTCCTCTTGAAGAGCAACAATTCCTGTATAGATTTATCCCAAATGCAAGACTTGATGTAATTCACTCAGATCTGGGTCATGACGGTTTTCTAACGGAGAGTACAAAAGTGACTCAGGTAATCAAAGGTGTCATGGGATAG